In Gemmatimonadota bacterium, a single window of DNA contains:
- the infA gene encoding translation initiation factor IF-1, whose protein sequence is MAKEEMIEFEGSVSEVLPSAMFRVDLENGHQLLATTAGKMRKFRIRILAGDRVTVEVSPYDLTRGRITFRHK, encoded by the coding sequence ATGGCGAAGGAAGAGATGATCGAGTTTGAAGGGTCGGTGTCGGAGGTCCTGCCGAGCGCGATGTTTCGCGTCGACCTGGAAAACGGGCACCAGTTGTTGGCCACCACTGCAGGCAAGATGCGGAAGTTCCGCATCCGGATCCTCGCTGGTGACCGGGTGACCGTTGAAGTGTCTCCGTACGACCTGACGCGCGGGCGTATCACGTTCCGCCACAAGTGA